The Apium graveolens cultivar Ventura chromosome 11, ASM990537v1, whole genome shotgun sequence genome has a window encoding:
- the LOC141698199 gene encoding uncharacterized protein LOC141698199 — MGRSPCCEKQGLKRGRWTSEEDDILTKYIHANGEGSWKSLPKNAGLLRCGKSCRLRWVNYLKSDLKRGKFSTHEDETIIKLHFSQGNRWRLIASHLPGRTDNDIKNYWNSHLSRQTYNYPKLMKKLKQQVVVDQDHPVKPGSNDIAPPPRVGRKSKSVIKKNKSKSPNPNPTQEKVAEKSKEITTSSQEVDDGEGSIVIMPSTPAVEENVTSSVLSETMDDIFMDYDFSDMAFDGLEVGPTEVFSLQTSGQLGDQNGDILFTNDEVENWLMGEDITVQSKSDLFDISSNVANGAPPSSYPNNELHAMGWFDWDNLDFDTEVQGDNLLDSEDGKMMLSWLCEITSDKDDDDDDDDGNCISPELQSESENDKQNAWLDGCILESIDITHKRI, encoded by the exons ATGGGAAGATCGCCTTGCTGTGAGAAACAAGGTCTGAAGAGAGGGCGATGGACATCCGAAGAAGATGACATTTTGACAAAGTACATACACGCTAATGGTGAAGGCTCATGGAAATCTTTACCCAAGAATGCTG GATTATTGAGGTGCGGAAAGAGTTGCAGACTGAGATGGGTTAATTACTTAAAATCAGACCTTAAGAGAGGCAAATTTTCTACTCACGAAGATGAAACTATCATCAAGCTGCATTTTTCCCAGGGCAATAG GTGGCGCTTAATTGCGAGTCATCTACCCGGTAGAACGGACAACGACATTAAAAACTATTGGAACTCACATTTGAGCAGGCAAACTTATAATTACCCAAAACTCATGAAAAAACTTAAACAGCAAGTTGTTGTGGACCAGGACCATCCAGTCAAGCCAGGAAGCAATGATATTGCTCCCCCACCACGAGTCGGTCGCAAAAGTAAATCTGTGATTAAAAAGAACAAATCCAAGTCTCCCAATCCTAATCCAACTCAGGAGAAAGTGGCTGAGAAATCCAAAGAGATAACTACTTCAAGTCAGGAAGTAGACGACGGTGAAGGTTCAATAGTAATCATGCCATCAACACCAGCTGTGGAGGAAAATGTAACGAGTAGCGTTCTGTCGGAAACTATGGACGATATTTTCATGGATTATGATTTTAGTGACATGGCATTTGATGGTTTAGAGGTCGGTCCAACTGAAGTCTTTAGTTTGCAGACATCAGGCCAACTAGGAGACCAAAATGGTGACATTTTATTTACTAATGACGAGGTAGAAAATTGGCTCATGGGAGAAGATATTACAGTACAGTCAAAAAGTGACCTGTTTGATATTTCATCTAATGTCGCAAATGGTGCTCCGCCAAGTTCATATCCAAATAACGAGTTACACGCTATGGGATGGTTCGATTGGGATAACTTGGATTTCGACACAGAAGTACAAGGAGATAATTTATTGGACAGTGAAGATGGGAAGATGATGTTATCTTGGCTATGCGAGATCACTTCTGAtaaagatgatgatgatgatgatgatgatggtAATTGTATAAGCCCTGAACTACAGAGTGAGTCTGAGAATGACAAACAAAACGCATGGTTGGATGGCTGCATTCTGGAATCCATCGACATAACTCATAAGCGAATTTAA